One stretch of Anguilla anguilla isolate fAngAng1 chromosome 5, fAngAng1.pri, whole genome shotgun sequence DNA includes these proteins:
- the LOC118227140 gene encoding thioredoxin-like, with protein MLIIIEDQEGFEEALVDAGDKLVVVDFTATWCGPCQSIAPFFKELSDKYPDVVFLKVDVDDAADVASFCDIKCMPTFQFYKNSEKVDEFAGSNQGKLEEMICSKK; from the exons ATGCTTATCATAATCGAAGATCAG GAGGGTTTTGAGGAGGCCCTGGTTGATGCTGGAGACAAGCTGGTGGTGGTCGACTTCACAGCGACATGGTGCGGGCCCTGCCAGAGCATCGCCCCCTTTTTCAAA GAGCTGTCTGATAAGTACCCTGACGTGGTGTTTCTGAAGGTTGATGTGGATGACGCAGCG gACGTCGCCAGCTTCTGTGACATCAAATGCATGCCCACATTCCAGTTCTACAAAAATAGCGAAAAG GTGGATGAATTTGCTGGGTCAAACCAAGGCAAGCTGGAAGAAATGATTTGCAGCAAAAAATGA
- the LOC118228441 gene encoding CD209 antigen-like protein C: MDSTAIMDMDHRGSWGSREGDIGMKGTRFYRLIAVSLGLLCVVLLIAIIPLCIHYNKEVNNNRETLMVLKTERDQLQTNYSTVIAERDQLQTNYSTVIAEKDQLQKRLAILEPPCPEDWIEFNSSLYFLSTEQQKTWRHSRSDCIERGADLVIINSRKEQEFLNGLMKTKHFWIGLSDTDEENTWKWVDGTVLTSGFWKTGEPNDADDMEDCATSEPESNPISNWNDMPCSRDRNWVCERSVCH; the protein is encoded by the exons ATGGACTCTACAGCAATCATGGACATGGATCATCGCGGAAGCTGGGGGTCGCGCGAGGGGGACATCGGGATGAAAG GAACAAGATTCTACAGACTGATTGCAGTGTctctggggctgctgtgtgttGTACTACTGATTGCTATTATACCTCTCTGTATCCATT ATAATAAAGAGGTTAATAATAACAGGGAGACTCTGATGGTtctgaaaacagagagagaccaaCTACAGACCAATTACAGCACTGTTATAGCAGAGAGAGACCAACTACAGACCAATTACAGCACTGTTATAGCAGAGAAAGACCAGCTGCAGAAGAGGCTGG CCATTTTAGAGCCTCCCTGCCCTGAGGACTGGATAGAGTTCAACTCCAGTTTGTACTTCCTATCCACTGAACAACAGAAGACCTGGAGACATAGCCGAAGTGACTGCATAGAAAGAGGAGCTGACCTGGTtatcattaacagcagaaaggaacag GAATTTTTGAATGGATTAATGAAGACAAAACATTTCTGGATCGGACTGAGCGACACAGATGAAGAAAACACATGGAAGTGGGTAGACGGCACAGTACTGACCTCAGG GTTCTGGAAGACAGGGGAGCCTAATGACGCTGATGATATGGAAGACTGTGCTACAAGTGAACCTGAATCTAATCCAATCAGCAACTGGAATGACATGCCTTGCTCCAGGGATAGGAACTGGGTTTGTGAAAGATCAGTGTGTCattaa
- the si:dkey-245p14.4 gene encoding exocyst complex component 1-like isoform X2, with protein MSSLLKEEMQRVLFTPQGQQLKEFIEIAETAPGRHFLCVSVNKVKAVQISVVKNLRSNRQDTFERTEEWFLKDLILLDGRDPEADEPQFVMHFDTPRSMEAVSCAAKYSLARSLVSLSNSHCQRDLPLANFDRTYIQPTSVYSNRGDCMVLLQICFYAANLG; from the exons ATGTCCTCACTACTGAAAGAAGAGATGCAGAGAGTCCTCTTTACCCCTCAGGGGCAACAGCTGAAGGAGTTCATAGAAATTGCTGAAACTGCCCCAGGGAGACATTTTCTTTGTGTATCag TGAACAAAGTCAAAGCCGTACAGATTTCTGTGGTGAAAAACCTCAGATCCAATCGGCAGGATACGTTTGAGAGGACCGAAGAGTGGTTCCTGAAGGACCTGATTTTGCTGGATGGAAGAGACCCTGAAGCA GATGAGCCCCAGTTTGTGATGCATTTTGACACGCCCCGCTCAATGGAAGCAGTGAGCTGTGCTGCTAAATACTCGCTGGCGCGATCACTGGTCTCTCTCAGCAACTCGCACTGCCAGAGGGACTTGCCACTTGCTAACTTCGACCGGACCTACATTCAGCCCACATCTGTCTACTCCAACCGAGGGGACTGCATGGTGCTGCTGCAGATCTGCTTCTACGCTGCCAACCtg GGCTAA
- the si:dkey-245p14.4 gene encoding exocyst complex component 1-like isoform X3: MSSLLKEEMQRVLFTPQGQQLKEFIEIAETAPGRHFLCVSVNKVKAVQISVVKNLRSNRQDTFERTEEWFLKDLILLDGRDPEADEPQFVMHFDTPRSMEAVSCAAKYSLARSLVSLSNSHCQRDLPLANFDRTYIQPTSVYSNRGDCMVLLQICFYAANLICHRFWYCLVLQQKYSTVCALVDITFQ, translated from the exons ATGTCCTCACTACTGAAAGAAGAGATGCAGAGAGTCCTCTTTACCCCTCAGGGGCAACAGCTGAAGGAGTTCATAGAAATTGCTGAAACTGCCCCAGGGAGACATTTTCTTTGTGTATCag TGAACAAAGTCAAAGCCGTACAGATTTCTGTGGTGAAAAACCTCAGATCCAATCGGCAGGATACGTTTGAGAGGACCGAAGAGTGGTTCCTGAAGGACCTGATTTTGCTGGATGGAAGAGACCCTGAAGCA GATGAGCCCCAGTTTGTGATGCATTTTGACACGCCCCGCTCAATGGAAGCAGTGAGCTGTGCTGCTAAATACTCGCTGGCGCGATCACTGGTCTCTCTCAGCAACTCGCACTGCCAGAGGGACTTGCCACTTGCTAACTTCGACCGGACCTACATTCAGCCCACATCTGTCTACTCCAACCGAGGGGACTGCATGGTGCTGCTGCAGATCTGCTTCTACGCTGCCAACCtg ATTTGCCACAGATTCTGGTACTGCCTGGTCCTCCAGCAAaaatacagcactgtgtgtgcacttgttGACATAACATTTCAATAG
- the si:dkey-245p14.4 gene encoding exocyst complex component 1-like isoform X1: MSSLLKEEMQRVLFTPQGQQLKEFIEIAETAPGRHFLCVSVNKVKAVQISVVKNLRSNRQDTFERTEEWFLKDLILLDGRDPEADEPQFVMHFDTPRSMEAVSCAAKYSLARSLVSLSNSHCQRDLPLANFDRTYIQPTSVYSNRGDCMVLLQICFYAANLVCLSLCPIS, encoded by the exons ATGTCCTCACTACTGAAAGAAGAGATGCAGAGAGTCCTCTTTACCCCTCAGGGGCAACAGCTGAAGGAGTTCATAGAAATTGCTGAAACTGCCCCAGGGAGACATTTTCTTTGTGTATCag TGAACAAAGTCAAAGCCGTACAGATTTCTGTGGTGAAAAACCTCAGATCCAATCGGCAGGATACGTTTGAGAGGACCGAAGAGTGGTTCCTGAAGGACCTGATTTTGCTGGATGGAAGAGACCCTGAAGCA GATGAGCCCCAGTTTGTGATGCATTTTGACACGCCCCGCTCAATGGAAGCAGTGAGCTGTGCTGCTAAATACTCGCTGGCGCGATCACTGGTCTCTCTCAGCAACTCGCACTGCCAGAGGGACTTGCCACTTGCTAACTTCGACCGGACCTACATTCAGCCCACATCTGTCTACTCCAACCGAGGGGACTGCATGGTGCTGCTGCAGATCTGCTTCTACGCTGCCAACCtggtgtgtctctctctgtgtcccatTTCATGA